A single region of the Tursiops truncatus isolate mTurTru1 chromosome 18, mTurTru1.mat.Y, whole genome shotgun sequence genome encodes:
- the PCDH9 gene encoding protocadherin-9 yields MDLRDFYLLAALIACLRLDSAIAQELIYTIREELPENVPIGNIPKDLNISHINAATGTSASLVYRLVSKAGDAPLVKVSSSTGEIFTTSNRIDREKLCAGASYDEENECFFELEVVILPNDFFRLIKIKIIVKDTNDNAPMFPSPVINISIPENTLINSRFPIPSATDPDTGFNGVQHYELLNGQSVFGLDIVETPEGEKWPQLIVQQNLDREQKDTYVMKIKVEDGGTPQKSSTAILQITVSDVNDNRPVFKEGQVEVHIPENAPVGTSVIQLHATDADIGSNAEIRYIFGAQVAPATKRLFALNNTTGLITVQRSLDREETAIHKVTVLASDGSSTPARATVTINVTDVNDNPPNIDLRYIISPINGTVYLSEKDPVNTKIALITVSDKDTDVNGKVICFIEREVPFHLKAVYDNQYLLETSSLLDYEGTKEFSFKIVASDSGKPSLNQTALVRVKLEDENDNPPIFNQPVIELSVSENNRRGLYLTTISATDEDSGKNADIVYQLGPNASFFDLDRKTGVLTASRVFDREEQERFIFTVTARDNGTPPLQSQAAVIVTVLDENDNSPKFTHNHFQFFVSENLPKYSTVGVITVTDADAGENKAVTLSILNDNDNFVLDPYSGVIKSNVSFDREQQSSYTFDVKATDGGQPPRSSTAKVTINVMDVNDNSPVVISPPSNTSFKLVPLSAIPGSVIAEVFAVDIDTGMNAELKYTIVSGNNKGLFRIDPVTGNITLEEKPAPTDVGLHRLVINISDLGYPKSLHTLVLVFLYVNDTAGNASYIYDLIRRTMETPLDRNIGDSSQPYQNEDYLTIMIAIVAGAMVVIVVIFVTVLVRCRHASRFKAAQRSKQGAEWMSPNQENKQNKKKKRKKRKSPKSSLLNFVTIEESKPDDAVHEPINGTISLPAELEEQSIGRFDWGPAPPTTFKPNSPDLAKHYKSASPQPAFHLKPDTPVSVKKHHVIQELPLDNTFVGGCDTLSKRSSTSSDHFSASECSSQGGFKTKGPLHTRQVNEHFYWSISTAYKCPVNQY; encoded by the coding sequence aTGGACCTGAGGGATTTTTACCTGTTGGCTGCTCTGATTGCCTGTTTAAGGCTGGATTCTGCAATAGCTCAAGAACTTATTTACACTATTAGAGAGGAATTGCCTGAAAATGTGCCCATAGGAAACATACCAAAGGATCTGAACATTTCTCACATCAATGCTGCCACAGGGACCAGCGCTAGCCTTGTCTACAGACTGGTTTCTAAAGCTGGGGATGCCCCTTTGGTGAAAGTATCCAGTAGCACTGGCGAAATTTTCACGACCTCCAATAGAATAGACAGAGAAAAACTCTGTGCTGGAGCCTCTTATGATGAGGAGAATGAGTGTTTCTTTGAACTTGAGGTGGTGATCCTCCCCAATGATTTTTTCAGGctgatcaaaattaaaataattgtcaAGGATACCAATGATAATGCCCCCATGTTTCCATCTCCTGTCATCAATATTTCCATCCCAGAAAACACTTTGATCAACAGCCGCTTTCCAATTCCATCAGCAACAGATCCTGACACAGGCTTCAATGGTGTACAGCATTATGAATTGTTAAATGGGCAGAGTGTTTTTGGACTGGATATCGTGGAAACTCCGGAAGGAGAGAAGTGGCCACAATTGATTGTTCAGCAAAACTTGGACAGAGAACAGAAAGATACCTATGTGATGAAAATCAAAGTAGAGGATGGAGGCACTCCACAGAAATCCAGCACAGCCATACTGCAGATCACAGTAAGTGATGTAAATGACAACAGGCCAGTGTTTAAAGAGGGTCAAGTGGAGGTGCACATTCCAGAGAATGCTCCCGTAGGCACCTCTGTAATTCAGCTCCATGCCACTGATGCAGATATAGGCAGTAATGCTGAAATCCGGTACATTTTTGGTGCCCAGGTCGCCCCTGCAACCAAAAGACTCTTTGCTTTAAATAATACTACTGGGTTGATTACAGTTCAGAGGTCCTTAGATCGAGAGGAGACAGCCATTCACAAAGTGACAGTGCTGGCCAGTGATGGCAGCTCCACTCCCGCTCGAGCAACGGTTACCATCAATGTTACTGATGTAAATGATAACCCTCCAAACATAGACCTCAGGTACATTATAAGTCCCATCAATGGCACAGTGTATTTGTCTGAGAAAGATCCTGTCAATACAAAGATCGCCCTAATTACAGTTTCAGATAAGGACACAGATGTGAATGGCAAAGTGATCTGTTTTATTGAAAGAGAGGTCCCGTTTCATTTGAAGGCAGTATACGACAACCAATATTTGTTAGAGACCTCCTCTTTGTTGGACTATGAGGGCACCAAAGAATTCAGCTTTAAAATTGTTGCCTCTGATTCTGGGAAGCCCAGTTTAAATCAGACTGCTCTGGTAAGGGTTAAGCTTGAGGATGAAAATGACAACCCACCAATTTTCAACCAGCCTGTAATTGAGCTGTCAGTTTCTGAAAACAACCGACGTGGGTTGTACTTAACAACTATTAGTGCCACAGATGAAGACAGTGGGAAAAATGCAGATATTGTTTATCAGCTTGGACCGAATGCCTCCTTCTTTGATCTGGACCGAAAGACAGGAGTTTTGACAGCCTCCAGAGTCTTtgacagagaagaacaagaaagatTCATTTTTACAGTAACTGCCAGGGACAATGGGACCCCTCCCCTCCAAAGCCAAGCGGCTGTGATAGTTACTGTTCTGGATGAGAATGACAATAGCCCCAAGTTTACTCAtaatcattttcaattttttgtgtCTGAGAATCTGCCAAAGTATAGTACCGTGGGGGTAATCACAGTGACAGATGCAGATGCTGGAGAGAATAAAGCTGTGactctttccattttaaatgacAATGATAATTTTGTGTTGGATCCCTATTCTGGAGTCATAAAGTCAAATGTCTCATTTGACAGAGAGCAGCAGAGTTCCTACACTTTCGATGTCAAAGCCACTGATGGGGGACAACCACCCCGTTCCTCTACTGCAAAAGTAACTATAAATGTCATGGATGTCAATGACAATAGTCCAGTTGTCATTTCGCCACCTTCTAATACTTCTTTTAAGTTGGTGCCTCTCTCAGCCATTCCTGGCTCCGTGATAGCAGAAGTTTTTGCAGTGGATATTGACACTGGGATGAATGCTGAACTTAAGTATACAATTGTGAGTGGGAACAACAAAGGCCTGTTTCGGATTGATCCAGTAACAGGTAACATCACTCTGGAAGAAAAACCAGCACCTACTGATGTGGGCTTGCACCGATTGGTGATCAACATAAGTGACCTGGGATACCCTAAGTCTCTGCACACACTtgtgcttgtttttctttatgttaaTGACACTGCTGGCAATGCCTCCTATATCTATGACTTGATTCGCAGGACTATGGAGACCCCATTGGACAGGAACATAGGTGATAGCAGCCAACCCTATCAAAACGAGGACTATCTCACCATCATGATTGCCATTGTCGCAGGTGCCATGGTGGTCATCGTCGTGATCTTCGTCACCGTTCTGGTGCGCTGTCGCCATGCATCAAGATTCAAAGCAGCTCAGAGGAGCAAGCAAGGTGCCGAATGGATGTCCCCCAAccaggagaacaaacaaaacaagaaaaagaaaaggaagaaaagaaagtctccCAAGAGCTCTCTTTTGAACTTTGTTACCATCGAAGAGTCCAAACCTGATGATGCAGTTCACGAACCCATCAATGGGACAATAAGCCTGCCGGCTGAGCTGGAAGAGCAAAGCATAGGTAGATTTGACTGGGGTCCGGCACCTCCAACCACCTTCAAGCCGAACAGCCCTGACCTGGCCAAGCACTACAAATCCGCTTCTCCACAGCCCGCTTTCCATCTTAAACCAGACACTCCGGTTTCTGTGAAAAAGCATCACGTGATTCAGGAGCTCCCGTTGGACAACACCTTTGTCGGGGGTTGTGACACCCTTTCCAAACGCTCTTCCACTAGTTCAGATCACTTCAGTGCCTCAGAGTGCAGTTCCCAAGGAGGCTTCAAGACAAAGGGCCCCTTACACACCAGACAGGTAAATGAGCACTTTTACTGGTCTATAAGTACTGCATACAAGTGCCCAGTCAACCAGTATTAA